A single window of Cellulomonas sp. NTE-D12 DNA harbors:
- a CDS encoding DAK2 domain-containing protein — MEELDGAVVRAWAVAAADAMAWSAARIDAVNVFPVRDADTGTNVRLTVAGGAAAAARVPRSADAEQVARAFALGCVRSARGNSGVILSQYLEGFAAGLGDVSHVVPGRAAGTDGELLARALVRAAAESARAVALPQEGTVLTVARQVGEHASRSARAGRPAHQVLGAAVREARAELRQVSAGNPVLRQAGVVDAGACALLVLLEALERALLAPTGRQPAPLTGAPDWLPVGGPRTGGRNAPGFGGTFEVMMLVRPSAPDAAVGDRLRTALAEVGDSVAVVGADDLWHLHVHTDLPAAAIEAGGAAGSREQVVVRLVEGAAAQVAAGDDLGVVIGTASPATAGWFATGGAVVVVQCPEAPVDAAHLVRAAADTGSDHVVVLPGTEEAAAAARLLVDPDGVGGELPGVRVEAVDTAVGVLRTAVASLALLGTHGGAAAGRAEQARAALLRLRSCDVEAADAVGDVVRAVDRLVAELPSAQAVTLQHAHPLRDGAAVLGALADRFPDLDAVPVGPVGSGPAWRIGVD; from the coding sequence ATGGAGGAGCTGGACGGCGCCGTCGTGCGGGCCTGGGCCGTGGCCGCCGCCGACGCGATGGCGTGGTCGGCCGCCCGGATCGACGCGGTGAACGTGTTCCCCGTGCGGGACGCGGACACGGGCACCAACGTCCGGCTGACGGTGGCCGGGGGTGCGGCGGCGGCAGCGCGGGTGCCGCGGTCCGCGGACGCCGAGCAGGTCGCGCGCGCGTTCGCCCTGGGATGCGTGCGGTCGGCGCGCGGCAACTCCGGCGTCATCCTCAGCCAGTACCTCGAGGGGTTCGCCGCCGGGCTCGGCGACGTCTCCCACGTCGTCCCCGGCCGCGCGGCGGGCACGGACGGCGAGCTGCTGGCACGGGCGCTGGTGCGGGCCGCCGCCGAGAGCGCCCGCGCGGTCGCGCTGCCGCAGGAGGGGACTGTGCTCACCGTCGCGCGGCAGGTCGGCGAGCACGCGAGCCGTTCGGCCCGCGCCGGCCGGCCGGCGCACCAGGTGCTCGGTGCGGCCGTTCGGGAGGCGCGAGCGGAGCTGCGCCAGGTCAGCGCGGGGAACCCCGTCCTGCGGCAGGCCGGCGTCGTCGACGCGGGCGCCTGCGCCCTGCTGGTGCTGCTCGAGGCGCTCGAGCGCGCGCTGCTGGCGCCCACCGGCCGGCAACCGGCTCCGCTGACCGGCGCCCCGGACTGGCTCCCGGTGGGCGGCCCACGGACGGGTGGTCGGAACGCACCCGGGTTCGGCGGCACCTTCGAGGTGATGATGCTGGTCCGCCCCTCCGCGCCGGACGCCGCGGTGGGGGACCGGTTGCGGACTGCGCTCGCCGAGGTCGGCGACTCGGTCGCCGTCGTCGGTGCGGACGACCTGTGGCACCTGCACGTGCACACCGACCTGCCGGCGGCCGCCATCGAGGCGGGCGGGGCCGCCGGGTCGCGCGAGCAGGTGGTGGTGCGGCTCGTCGAGGGGGCGGCCGCCCAGGTGGCCGCGGGCGACGACCTCGGGGTGGTGATCGGGACGGCGTCGCCCGCGACCGCCGGCTGGTTCGCCACCGGTGGTGCGGTCGTGGTCGTGCAGTGCCCGGAGGCGCCCGTGGACGCGGCACACCTGGTTCGCGCGGCTGCGGACACCGGTTCCGACCATGTGGTGGTGCTCCCCGGAACCGAGGAGGCCGCCGCAGCCGCCCGGCTCCTGGTCGACCCGGACGGTGTCGGCGGTGAGCTGCCCGGGGTGCGGGTGGAGGCCGTGGACACGGCGGTGGGCGTGCTGCGGACGGCCGTCGCGTCCCTCGCACTGCTCGGCACGCACGGTGGCGCCGCGGCCGGACGGGCCGAACAGGCGCGCGCCGCACTGCTCCGGCTGCGCAGCTGTGACGTCGAGGCGGCGGACGCAGTCGGCGACGTGGTGCGCGCCGTGGACCGGCTGGTCGCGGAGCTGCCGTCCGCGCAGGCCGTCACCCTCCAGCACGCGCACCCGTTGCGGGACGGCGCCGCCGTGCTCGGCGCGCTCGCGGACCGGTTCCCGGACCTCGACGCGGTGCCGGTCGGTCCGGTCGGCTCCGGACCGGCGTGGCGGATCGGGGTGGACTGA
- the rpmB gene encoding 50S ribosomal protein L28 has product MAANCDVCAKGPSFGHSVSHSHIRSKRRWNPNIQRVRVVVAGTPKRLNVCTSCLKAGKVQRAV; this is encoded by the coding sequence GTGGCTGCCAACTGCGACGTCTGCGCCAAGGGCCCGAGCTTCGGGCACTCCGTCTCGCACTCGCACATCCGCTCGAAGCGGCGCTGGAACCCGAACATCCAGCGCGTGCGCGTGGTCGTGGCCGGGACGCCGAAGCGGCTGAACGTGTGCACCTCGTGCCTCAAGGCCGGGAAGGTGCAGCGCGCGGTCTGA
- a CDS encoding GNAT family N-acetyltransferase: protein MEQPDEVVVRLADVHDASGIAEVHVRSWQEAYAGIVPDSYLADLDPHERTPVWADLLSRGPADEVRTWVAVVGDRIVGFASLGPGRDEDSLRADREIYSMYLSPEQWGRGVARELMRTVIAEAGAGRRLVLWVMADNERAQHFWRRHGFQPDGIEKYEDVGGAELLEVRYRRG, encoded by the coding sequence ATGGAGCAGCCCGACGAGGTGGTCGTCCGCCTGGCCGACGTCCACGACGCGTCCGGAATCGCCGAGGTGCACGTCCGGTCGTGGCAGGAGGCCTACGCCGGCATCGTCCCCGACTCGTACCTGGCGGACCTCGACCCCCACGAGCGCACCCCGGTCTGGGCGGACCTGCTGAGCAGGGGCCCCGCCGACGAGGTGCGGACCTGGGTCGCCGTGGTCGGCGACCGCATCGTGGGCTTCGCATCGCTCGGGCCCGGCCGCGACGAGGACAGCCTCAGGGCGGACCGCGAGATCTACTCCATGTACCTGTCCCCCGAGCAGTGGGGCCGCGGGGTCGCGCGGGAGCTGATGCGCACGGTGATCGCGGAGGCCGGCGCCGGCCGGCGCCTCGTCCTCTGGGTCATGGCGGACAACGAGCGAGCACAGCACTTCTGGCGCCGCCACGGGTTCCAGCCGGACGGCATCGAGAAGTACGAGGACGTCGGCGGTGCCGAGCTGCTCGAGGTGCGCTACCGCCGAGGCTGA
- a CDS encoding thiamine-phosphate kinase: MLVRDLSEEALLRRIVPVLPRGRLTLVAAGDDAAVVNAPDGRVVVTTDVLVENQHFRREWSSGMDVGRRAAVQNLADVAAMGARPTALVVALVMPGDLPVDWAVGVAEGLAAVCGPLGVGVVGGDLSGGPLVVVSVTAHGDLEGAAPVRRSGARAGDVVAHAGVRGWSAAGLDLLLAGRGHLDDELVAAYLRPTSPLDAGPAAARAGATAMIDVSDGLLRDAGRVGRASGVVIDLDRAEDAFGDDLDRLADAAGALGKLARSWVLGGGEDHGLLATFPPGAVLPEPFRVVGHVRPVPHGGRPGVLVAGAVPDVAPGWDHFGG, translated from the coding sequence CTGCTCGTCCGTGACCTCTCCGAGGAGGCGCTGCTCCGTCGCATCGTCCCGGTGCTCCCGCGGGGCCGGCTGACGCTGGTCGCCGCCGGCGACGACGCCGCTGTGGTGAACGCCCCGGACGGCCGGGTGGTGGTCACCACCGACGTGCTGGTGGAGAACCAGCACTTCCGTCGGGAGTGGTCGTCGGGGATGGACGTCGGCCGGCGGGCTGCCGTCCAGAACCTCGCGGACGTCGCCGCGATGGGCGCCCGGCCGACGGCCCTGGTGGTCGCGCTCGTGATGCCGGGCGACCTGCCGGTCGACTGGGCGGTCGGCGTCGCCGAGGGGCTCGCCGCGGTGTGCGGTCCGCTCGGGGTCGGCGTCGTGGGCGGCGACCTGTCCGGTGGTCCGCTCGTCGTGGTCAGCGTGACGGCGCACGGTGACCTCGAGGGTGCGGCGCCGGTGCGCCGGTCCGGTGCCCGGGCGGGCGACGTGGTGGCGCACGCCGGCGTCCGCGGCTGGTCGGCGGCGGGCCTCGACCTGCTGCTCGCCGGCCGGGGACACCTGGACGACGAGCTGGTGGCGGCCTACCTGCGCCCGACGTCCCCGCTGGACGCCGGGCCGGCGGCGGCTCGCGCCGGCGCCACCGCCATGATCGACGTGTCGGACGGCCTGCTGCGCGATGCCGGTCGGGTGGGACGCGCGAGCGGCGTGGTGATCGACCTCGACCGCGCGGAGGACGCCTTCGGAGACGACCTGGACCGCCTGGCCGATGCCGCCGGCGCGCTCGGGAAGCTCGCCCGCAGCTGGGTGCTGGGTGGCGGCGAGGACCACGGTCTGCTCGCGACGTTCCCGCCCGGCGCCGTGCTCCCGGAGCCGTTCCGGGTGGTCGGTCACGTGCGCCCGGTGCCGCACGGCGGCCGTCCCGGGGTGCTCGTCGCCGGGGCCGTGCCCGACGTCGCGCCGGGGTGGGACCACTTCGGCGGCTGA
- a CDS encoding DUF3515 family protein: MPAWRRRAVLRTSALLSAAVAAGPLAGCASTVPVAVATHATDPVCAEVVLSTPDVLSPGLHRLATSAQATTAWGTEQAPVVLRCGVEPPGPTTERCETIQTPNGPSIDWLVIPADAAASSTGAPTDWTFVTYGRVPAVEVHVPAEVAAQRSTSFLDALGPAIARTAKERSCV, from the coding sequence ATGCCCGCCTGGCGGCGCCGTGCCGTCCTGCGGACCTCCGCTCTGCTGAGCGCCGCCGTGGCCGCCGGTCCTCTCGCAGGCTGTGCGAGCACCGTGCCCGTCGCCGTGGCGACGCACGCGACGGACCCGGTGTGCGCCGAGGTCGTGCTCAGCACGCCGGACGTGCTCAGTCCGGGGCTGCACCGGCTCGCGACCTCCGCGCAGGCCACCACGGCCTGGGGGACCGAGCAGGCACCCGTCGTCCTGCGGTGCGGGGTCGAGCCGCCGGGGCCGACCACCGAGCGGTGCGAGACGATCCAGACACCCAACGGCCCCAGCATCGACTGGCTGGTGATCCCGGCCGATGCTGCCGCCTCGAGCACGGGCGCGCCGACCGACTGGACGTTCGTCACCTACGGACGCGTGCCGGCGGTCGAGGTGCACGTGCCGGCCGAGGTGGCCGCACAGCGCTCGACGTCGTTCCTCGACGCGCTGGGGCCGGCGATCGCGCGGACGGCGAAGGAGCGTTCCTGCGTCTGA
- a CDS encoding D-alanine--D-alanine ligase family protein produces MSDTPAPRRPRVMVLFGGRSGEHPISCVTAGGVLRAIDRDRYDVLAVGITRDGRWVLVDDDPDRWAITGGRLPEVTDAPARVLLPQAVDDRELQVLRGGVAEALGTVDVVFPLLHGPFGEDGTLQGMLELADVRYVGAGVLASAVGMDKQMMKLVFAGQGLAVGPYRVVRPGELDRDPAGVVARVQELGLPVFVKPARAGSSLGISRVDDWADLETAIRAAAEHDPKVVVEAAIVGREIECGVLGGVDGRPARASLPGEIVVTDHRHAFYDFEAKYLDEASVRLECPADLPADVIERVRAIAVQAFDAVGCEGLARVDVFVTPDGDVVVNEINTMPGFTPFSMYPRMWAATGTDYPTLVDELLRLALERPTGLR; encoded by the coding sequence ATGTCCGACACTCCCGCCCCGCGCCGCCCCAGGGTCATGGTGCTGTTCGGCGGCCGGTCCGGCGAGCACCCCATCAGCTGCGTCACCGCAGGGGGAGTGCTCCGCGCGATCGACCGCGACCGCTACGACGTGCTCGCCGTCGGCATCACCCGTGACGGTCGGTGGGTGCTGGTGGACGACGACCCGGACCGCTGGGCCATCACCGGCGGCAGGCTGCCGGAGGTGACGGACGCCCCGGCGCGCGTGCTGCTGCCGCAGGCGGTCGACGACCGCGAGCTGCAGGTGCTGCGCGGAGGGGTCGCCGAGGCGCTGGGCACCGTGGACGTCGTGTTCCCGCTGCTGCACGGCCCGTTCGGTGAGGACGGCACGCTGCAGGGGATGCTCGAGCTGGCCGACGTCCGGTACGTCGGGGCCGGCGTGCTCGCCTCCGCGGTCGGCATGGACAAGCAGATGATGAAGCTGGTCTTCGCCGGTCAGGGGCTGGCTGTCGGGCCGTACCGCGTGGTGCGTCCCGGCGAGCTGGACCGGGACCCCGCGGGTGTGGTCGCGCGCGTGCAGGAGCTCGGCCTGCCGGTGTTCGTCAAGCCCGCGCGAGCCGGGTCCAGCCTCGGCATCAGCCGCGTGGACGACTGGGCGGACCTGGAGACGGCGATCCGCGCGGCGGCAGAGCACGACCCCAAGGTCGTCGTCGAGGCGGCGATCGTCGGGCGCGAGATCGAGTGCGGCGTGCTGGGCGGCGTGGACGGCCGGCCGGCACGGGCGTCGCTCCCGGGGGAGATCGTCGTCACCGATCACCGGCACGCCTTCTACGACTTCGAGGCCAAGTACCTCGACGAGGCGAGCGTGCGCCTCGAGTGCCCGGCCGACCTGCCCGCGGACGTCATCGAGCGGGTCCGGGCGATCGCGGTGCAGGCGTTCGACGCCGTCGGCTGCGAGGGTCTGGCCCGCGTCGACGTGTTCGTCACGCCCGACGGCGACGTGGTGGTCAACGAGATCAACACGATGCCGGGGTTCACGCCGTTCTCGATGTACCCGCGGATGTGGGCCGCGACGGGTACCGACTACCCGACGCTTGTCGACGAGCTCCTGCGCCTCGCGCTCGAACGGCCCACCGGCCTGCGCTGA
- a CDS encoding PLP-dependent transferase: MNDTSEHPIGLSPATLAVTAGRPPRAQGAPVNPPIVLSSTYVSQGVPGPGELVYTRSGTETWRPFEEALGQLEGSARPALLFGSGMAAVAAALSLVPTGGTVVVPRHAYQVSLGLLDELEARGALTVTRVDIADTDAVVGALTGAAMLWVETPTNPMLEVADLPALVAAAHGVGALVAVDNTFATPLGQRPLTLGADVVVHSVTKYLAGHSDVVLGAALADDETLHARLLAHRTVHGAIAGPFEAWLALRGLRTLALRVERSQATSAELARRLADHPGVAEVRHPSLPGDPGHRRAARLMEGFGSILCVRPTGGPAVADAVVGAVRLWVPATSLGGVESSLERRRRYSTESPTVPDDLLRLSVGIEDVEDLWSDLDAALRVATHR, encoded by the coding sequence GTGAACGACACGTCGGAGCACCCGATCGGCCTGTCCCCCGCCACGCTGGCAGTCACCGCAGGCAGGCCGCCACGGGCGCAGGGCGCTCCGGTGAACCCCCCGATCGTGCTCTCCTCGACGTACGTGTCCCAGGGCGTGCCGGGCCCGGGCGAGCTCGTGTACACGCGCAGCGGCACCGAGACGTGGCGCCCGTTCGAGGAGGCGCTCGGACAGCTCGAGGGGTCCGCCCGTCCCGCCCTGCTGTTCGGCTCCGGCATGGCGGCGGTGGCAGCGGCGCTCTCGCTGGTGCCCACCGGCGGCACGGTCGTCGTGCCGCGGCACGCCTACCAGGTCAGCCTGGGCCTGCTCGACGAGCTCGAGGCACGAGGAGCCCTCACCGTGACGCGGGTCGACATCGCCGACACCGACGCGGTGGTCGGAGCCCTCACCGGGGCGGCGATGCTCTGGGTGGAGACGCCGACCAACCCGATGCTCGAGGTCGCCGACCTGCCGGCGCTCGTGGCGGCGGCGCACGGCGTCGGCGCTCTCGTGGCGGTCGACAACACGTTCGCGACCCCGCTCGGTCAGCGGCCCCTGACGCTCGGCGCCGACGTCGTCGTGCACTCGGTGACCAAGTACCTCGCGGGCCACAGCGACGTCGTCCTGGGCGCAGCGCTGGCGGACGACGAGACCCTCCATGCTCGCCTCCTGGCGCACCGGACGGTCCACGGCGCCATCGCGGGGCCCTTCGAGGCGTGGCTGGCGCTCCGCGGGCTGCGCACGCTGGCCCTGCGGGTCGAGCGGTCACAGGCCACGTCCGCCGAGCTCGCGCGCCGCCTGGCGGACCACCCCGGCGTCGCCGAGGTGCGGCACCCGAGCCTGCCGGGTGACCCGGGGCACCGGCGCGCCGCACGCCTGATGGAAGGCTTCGGCTCGATCCTCTGCGTCCGGCCCACGGGCGGACCGGCCGTCGCGGACGCGGTGGTCGGCGCCGTCCGGCTGTGGGTCCCCGCGACCAGCCTGGGCGGGGTGGAGTCGTCGCTCGAGCGCCGTCGGCGATACAGCACCGAGTCACCCACCGTCCCGGACGACCTGCTCCGGCTCTCCGTCGGCATCGAGGACGTGGAGGACCTCTGGTCCGACCTCGACGCGGCGCTGAGGGTCGCGACGCACCGCTAG